From the genome of Oceanidesulfovibrio indonesiensis, one region includes:
- a CDS encoding 4Fe-4S dicluster domain-containing protein, whose translation MSKAFFIDTSKCTACRGCQVACKEWHNNPATETKQVGTHQNPQDLNYHTYKLVRFSEKEVDNKLHWLFFADQCRHCVVPPCKEVADMDVEGAILLDEETGCVLFTEKTAELSDPEGPIYACPYNIPRKDPDSNRLAKCDMCLDRVQNGLKPACVQSCPTGTMNFGDYDEMKELAEKRLAEIKKTRPAAVIGDPDFHRCFVLFETDPALYHDYAVASADVPGPLGRRTMLANVSRPFKVLFR comes from the coding sequence ATGTCGAAAGCCTTCTTCATAGACACATCGAAGTGCACAGCCTGCCGCGGATGCCAGGTTGCGTGCAAGGAATGGCACAACAATCCTGCGACCGAGACCAAGCAGGTGGGCACTCACCAGAACCCGCAGGATCTGAACTACCACACGTACAAGCTCGTTCGCTTCTCCGAAAAGGAAGTGGACAACAAGCTGCACTGGCTTTTCTTTGCCGACCAGTGCCGGCATTGCGTGGTTCCACCTTGTAAGGAAGTTGCGGACATGGATGTGGAAGGCGCCATCCTTCTGGACGAAGAAACCGGCTGTGTCCTCTTCACTGAGAAGACTGCCGAGCTTTCCGACCCCGAAGGGCCGATCTATGCCTGCCCGTACAACATCCCGCGCAAGGATCCCGACTCCAACCGGCTTGCCAAGTGCGACATGTGCCTGGACCGCGTGCAGAACGGCCTCAAGCCCGCCTGCGTGCAGTCCTGTCCGACGGGCACCATGAACTTCGGCGACTACGATGAAATGAAGGAGTTGGCGGAGAAGCGTCTCGCAGAGATCAAGAAGACCAGACCAGCAGCGGTCATCGGGGACCCCGATTTCCATCGGTGCTTCGTCCTCTTCGAGACTGATCCCGCCCTCTACCATGACTACGCTGTTGCGAGCGCCGACGTGCCCGGTCCTCTCGGCCGACGCACTATGCTCGCCAACGTGTCGCGCCCCTTCAAGGTCCTCTTCCGCTAG